The proteins below are encoded in one region of Peromyscus eremicus chromosome 10, PerEre_H2_v1, whole genome shotgun sequence:
- the Fam53a gene encoding protein FAM53A: protein MVTLITEKLQNQSLDDLTRRAREAGPYSAEKLNKSGPLFPLEIGVDKSPWKALHGGWPIGSQAASGPFPLGPLGVSHTEGLKWQLASPGPTEMGSFLDFHESTGPPAAPPTKRHCRSLSEPEELARCRSPWRPGNSRVWTPISKRRCNSGGSATLQSCSGLGNPTLQASLGPGLPRSPVSPAGPTSPLTPRPASASSGFVDGSEGNTSSGPPWLSAGPCPFSSRRRLSLSQEHLVDASTCLPSASSTPTSTPELGRHHGLLRCRSQPCVLDGRRVRRKRRREEDARWTRPSLDFLKMTRTLKNSKSLCSLDYEDDEDDTQAKTVVSSPCTSQGLVGIITPGSSPRIPRPGPTSPSAWASGEPEASTGEGGSSGEPSDWDSAEEEGVFPLDHSDLDLEQIENN from the exons ATGGTCACTCTTATCACAGAGAAGCTGCAGAACCAGAGTTTGGATGACCTTACCCGAAGGGCCCGTGAGGCTGGCCCG TATTCTGCTGAGAAACTGAACAAAAGTGGCCCTTTGTTCCCTTTGGAGATTGGCG TGGACAAAAGTCCTTGGAAGGCCTTACATGGAGGATGGCCCATTGGAAGCCAGGCGGCCTCAGGCCCCTTCCCACTGGGCCCACTTGGTGTGTCTCACACCGAAGGTCTCAAATGGCAGCTGGCATCTCCAGGGCCTACGGAAATGGGCAGCTTCTTGGACTTCCATGAGAGCACAGGGCCACCTGCAGCACCACCGACCAAGCGACACTGCCGGTCCCTGTCAGAACCAGAGGAGCTGGCTCGATGCCGCTCCCCATGGCGCCCTGGTAACTCCAGGGTGTGGACTCCCATCTCTAAGAGGAGATGCAACAGTGGTGGGAGTGCCACACTGCAGAGCTGCAGTGGCCTCGGGAACCCTACCCTGCAGGCAAGTCTAGGCCCAGGCCTACCCAGGAGTCCTGTATCACCTGCTGGCCCTACCTCACCGCTGACACCCCGGCCAGCTTCCGCCAGCAGTGGCTTTGTGGATGGCAGTGAGGGCAATACAAGCTCAGGTCCACCTTGGCTTTCTGCAGGACCCTGTCCGTTTTCCTCCAGGCGCCGACTGTCTCTCTCACAAGAGCACCTTGTAGATGCAAGCACTTGCCTGCCTTCAGCCAGCAGCACCCCCACATCCACACCTGAGCTAGGCCGACACCATGGCCTGCTCCGGTGCCGGTCACAGCCTTGCGTATTGGATGGGAGGAGGGTCCGGCGCAAGCGGAGACGGGAGGAGGATGCCAGGTGGACGCGCCCATCCTTGGACTTTCTGAAAATGACACGG ACTTTAAAGAACTCAAAGAGCCTTTGCTCCCTGGACTATGAAGATGATGAGGACGACACCCAGGCGAAGACTGTTGTGTCCTCCCCATGTACCTCGCAGGGCCTTGTGGGCATCATTACACCTGGCTCTAGCCCAAGGATTCCCAGGCCTGGCCCTACCAGCCCCAGTGCCTGGGCTTCGGGGGAGCCAGAGGCCAGCACAGGAGAGGGTGGGAGCAGTGGGGAACCCAGTGACTGGGACAGTGCAGAAGAGGAGGGTGTCTTCCCACTGGACCACAGTGACCTGGACCTGGAGCAGATCGAGAACAACTGA